A genomic region of Tsukamurella pulmonis contains the following coding sequences:
- a CDS encoding CGNR zinc finger domain-containing protein, translated as MFSYDTRSALASAADLVNTAPDARTERAERLPDVEALRAFVERWGWTGPIPLREDELSRVHAVRRVLRGLWDLADDEAGTVDLVNRMLRDAAVLPQLVRHDDWPYHLHGWNDATPIAERFLAEPAMGMVDVVRAGALDRLRRCAAPDCAGVLVDFSRNSSRRFCDDGCNNRLNVAAYRARRA; from the coding sequence ATGTTCTCGTACGACACCCGCTCCGCGCTCGCCAGCGCGGCCGATCTGGTGAACACCGCCCCCGATGCGCGCACCGAGCGCGCGGAGCGCCTGCCCGACGTCGAGGCGCTGCGGGCCTTCGTCGAACGCTGGGGGTGGACCGGCCCGATCCCGCTCCGCGAGGACGAGCTCAGCCGCGTGCACGCCGTGCGCCGGGTGCTGCGCGGCCTGTGGGACCTCGCGGACGACGAGGCCGGAACCGTCGACCTGGTGAACCGGATGCTGCGCGACGCGGCGGTGCTGCCGCAGCTGGTCCGGCACGACGACTGGCCGTACCACCTGCACGGCTGGAACGACGCCACCCCGATCGCGGAGCGCTTCCTGGCCGAGCCCGCGATGGGCATGGTCGACGTGGTGCGCGCCGGGGCCCTCGACCGGCTGCGCCGCTGCGCCGCACCGGACTGCGCCGGGGTGCTCGTCGACTTCAGCCGCAACAGCTCCCGCCGGTTCTGCGACGACGGCTGCAACAACCGGCTCAATGTGGCCGCGTACCGCGCGCGCCGGGCCTGA
- a CDS encoding LuxR C-terminal-related transcriptional regulator yields the protein MTYRVFLVDDHGVFRSGVRAELAREDSIEVVGEAGTVGEAVSGILSAAPDVVLLDVHMPDGGGVAVLRGVADNVPRVKLDKAPVFLALSVSDAAEDVIATIRAGARGYVTKTISGQELADAVRRVAEGDAVFSPRLAGFVLDSFTGRSPVPEPALDPELDSLTPRELEVLRLLARGYTYREIAEDLFISVKTVETHASNVLRKTQQSNRNALTRWAHTRHLAD from the coding sequence GTGACTTATCGGGTGTTCCTGGTCGACGATCACGGGGTGTTCCGGTCCGGCGTTCGCGCCGAGCTGGCCCGCGAGGATTCCATCGAGGTCGTCGGTGAGGCCGGCACCGTCGGCGAGGCGGTGTCCGGGATCCTTTCCGCCGCCCCCGATGTGGTGCTGCTCGACGTGCACATGCCCGACGGCGGGGGTGTCGCGGTGCTGCGCGGCGTGGCCGACAACGTCCCGCGGGTCAAGCTGGATAAGGCGCCGGTCTTCTTGGCGCTCAGCGTCTCCGACGCCGCGGAGGACGTGATCGCCACGATCCGGGCGGGCGCGCGCGGTTACGTCACCAAGACCATCTCCGGGCAGGAACTGGCCGACGCGGTACGTCGCGTCGCCGAGGGCGATGCGGTCTTCTCGCCGCGGCTCGCCGGGTTCGTGCTCGACTCGTTCACGGGTCGCTCGCCCGTCCCGGAGCCCGCGCTCGACCCCGAGCTCGACTCACTCACGCCGCGCGAGCTCGAGGTGCTGCGCCTGCTCGCCCGCGGCTACACCTACCGCGAGATCGCCGAGGACTTGTTCATCTCGGTCAAGACGGTGGAGACGCACGCCTCGAACGTGCTGCGCAAGACCCAGCAGAGCAACCGCAACGCGCTCACCCGCTGGGCGCACACCCGCCACCTCGCCGACTGA
- a CDS encoding serine/threonine-protein kinase yields MAESTGTGGAIRGVPGPDHLVAGRYRLTSKIGGGGMGAVWLARDERLDRDVAAKQVISTEGLTQEEADELRRRALHEGRLAARLQHRNAVAMYDVALDRGEPWLVMEYLPSRSLAQVLHMTGTLPERQVAQIGAQVADALAEAHESGIIHRDIKPGNILIANRGRASGTVKLSDFGIARAEGDDAGPAGIITGTPAYFAPEVARGGEPSEASDLYSLGATLYTALEGAPPFGVDEDSIALLHKVALGQINPPKHDGPLIHVILDMLQPSPKRRPSLTEARDRLATVAAGGGNPDAILAAPLQASEGAPAVWLRRSAGERGPAERANAARTAPSGPIERTRPTPPAPRPSAYTPPPVAPPSGMSNIVLAAWIIGGFIVLAAIIAGVILALG; encoded by the coding sequence GTGGCTGAATCGACGGGTACGGGCGGTGCGATCAGGGGCGTGCCCGGGCCCGATCACCTGGTGGCGGGGCGCTACCGCCTGACCTCCAAGATCGGCGGCGGCGGCATGGGCGCCGTGTGGCTGGCCCGGGACGAGCGCCTGGACCGCGACGTGGCCGCCAAGCAGGTCATCTCGACCGAGGGCCTCACGCAGGAGGAGGCGGACGAGCTGCGCCGGCGCGCCCTGCACGAGGGCCGGCTCGCGGCCCGGCTGCAGCACCGCAACGCGGTCGCGATGTACGACGTGGCCCTCGACCGCGGCGAGCCCTGGCTCGTGATGGAGTACCTGCCCTCGCGCTCGCTGGCCCAGGTGCTGCACATGACCGGCACCCTCCCCGAGCGGCAGGTCGCCCAGATCGGCGCACAGGTGGCCGACGCCCTGGCCGAGGCGCACGAATCGGGGATCATCCACCGCGACATCAAGCCCGGCAACATCCTGATCGCGAACCGCGGCCGCGCCTCCGGCACGGTGAAGCTCTCCGACTTCGGCATCGCCCGGGCCGAGGGCGACGACGCCGGCCCCGCCGGGATCATCACCGGCACGCCCGCCTACTTCGCCCCGGAGGTCGCCCGCGGCGGCGAGCCCTCCGAGGCCTCCGACCTGTACTCCCTGGGCGCCACCCTCTACACCGCCCTGGAGGGCGCTCCGCCCTTCGGCGTCGATGAGGACTCCATCGCACTGCTGCACAAAGTCGCACTGGGACAGATCAATCCGCCGAAACACGACGGACCGTTGATCCACGTCATCCTGGACATGCTGCAGCCGAGCCCGAAGCGCCGGCCGTCGCTCACCGAGGCGCGCGACCGGCTCGCCACCGTCGCGGCCGGGGGTGGCAATCCCGATGCGATCCTCGCCGCGCCGCTGCAGGCCTCCGAGGGCGCGCCCGCGGTCTGGCTGCGACGGTCCGCCGGCGAGCGCGGCCCGGCCGAACGCGCGAACGCGGCGCGGACGGCACCGTCGGGCCCGATCGAACGCACGCGGCCCACCCCGCCGGCGCCGCGGCCGAGCGCCTACACACCGCCGCCGGTGGCGCCCCCGTCGGGGATGTCGAACATCGTGCTGGCGGCCTGGATCATCGGCGGCTTCATCGTGCTCGCCGCGATCATCGCCGGCGTCATCCTCGCGCTGGGCTGA
- a CDS encoding amino acid permease has translation MSSPLGITPDPALRKGLQSRHISMIALGGAIGTGLFVASGATIHDAGPGGALVAYAVMGIMVFFLMQSLGEMSAYMPCSNPFEEYGSRFVSKSFGFAAGWNYWFNWSITLAAEVVAAGLIMKFWLPDVPSWVWSLIFLGGLLALNLFAVKAFGEAEFWFASIKVIAVVVFLIVGVLMVFGVIGGPSPGFENWTIGDAPFVDWPLGMLSVFLIAGFAFQGTEMVAVAAGEAIEPRSAIPRAVRTVFFRILLFYIGTLTIIAFLIPYTSPELLDASDENVAVAPFTLVFKLAGIDAAASIMNAVILVAILSAGNASLYAATRALYGLGVEGNAPRIFGKVSRTGVPAAAVAATAAIGALCFVASRVGDGKAYTVLVTASSVAGFVTWVGIAWAHYRFRRAWNLQGRDLKELPYKAWLYPAGPIVALLMCVAVIAGQYYLAVEGGEDGGLGLWLTSYAALILFVGLWWGHKLITKTPTVDLRTADLSPMAAASAHRDPDPVG, from the coding sequence GTGTCCAGTCCACTCGGTATCACCCCGGATCCCGCCCTGCGCAAGGGCCTGCAGAGCCGGCACATCAGCATGATCGCCCTGGGCGGCGCCATCGGCACCGGCCTGTTCGTCGCCTCGGGCGCCACGATCCACGACGCCGGGCCCGGCGGCGCGCTCGTGGCCTACGCGGTCATGGGCATCATGGTCTTCTTCCTCATGCAGAGCCTCGGCGAGATGTCGGCGTACATGCCGTGCAGCAACCCGTTCGAGGAGTACGGCAGCCGGTTCGTCAGCAAGTCCTTCGGCTTCGCCGCCGGGTGGAACTACTGGTTCAACTGGTCGATCACGCTCGCCGCGGAGGTGGTGGCGGCGGGCCTGATCATGAAGTTCTGGCTGCCCGACGTGCCCTCATGGGTCTGGTCGCTGATCTTCCTGGGCGGCCTGCTCGCCCTGAACCTGTTCGCGGTGAAGGCCTTCGGCGAGGCCGAGTTCTGGTTCGCCTCGATCAAGGTGATCGCCGTGGTCGTCTTCCTCATCGTCGGCGTGCTGATGGTCTTCGGCGTGATCGGCGGCCCGTCGCCCGGCTTCGAGAACTGGACCATCGGCGATGCGCCCTTCGTGGACTGGCCGCTGGGCATGCTCTCGGTCTTCCTCATCGCCGGCTTCGCCTTCCAGGGCACGGAGATGGTCGCGGTGGCGGCCGGCGAGGCGATCGAGCCCCGCAGCGCGATCCCGCGCGCGGTGCGCACGGTCTTCTTCCGCATCCTGCTCTTCTACATCGGCACGCTCACCATCATCGCCTTCCTCATCCCGTACACCAGCCCCGAGCTGCTGGACGCCTCGGACGAGAACGTCGCGGTGGCGCCCTTCACCCTGGTCTTCAAGCTGGCCGGCATCGACGCGGCGGCCTCGATCATGAACGCGGTCATCCTCGTCGCGATCCTCTCGGCGGGCAATGCCAGCCTGTACGCGGCCACCCGCGCCCTGTACGGCCTGGGCGTCGAGGGCAACGCGCCCCGCATCTTCGGCAAGGTCAGCCGGACGGGCGTGCCCGCGGCGGCGGTCGCCGCCACCGCGGCGATCGGCGCGCTGTGCTTCGTGGCCAGCCGGGTCGGCGACGGTAAGGCCTACACGGTGCTGGTCACCGCCTCCTCGGTCGCGGGCTTCGTCACCTGGGTCGGCATCGCCTGGGCGCACTACCGGTTCCGCCGGGCGTGGAACCTGCAGGGCCGCGACCTCAAGGAGCTGCCCTACAAGGCGTGGCTGTACCCCGCGGGCCCGATCGTCGCGCTGCTCATGTGCGTCGCGGTCATCGCCGGCCAGTACTACCTCGCGGTGGAGGGCGGCGAGGACGGCGGCCTGGGGCTGTGGCTCACCTCGTACGCCGCGCTCATCCTGTTCGTCGGCCTGTGGTGGGGCCACAAGCTCATCACCAAGACGCCGACCGTCGACCTGCGCACCGCGGACCTCTCGCCCATGGCGGCGGCCTCCGCGCACCGCGATCCCGACCCCGTGGGCTGA
- a CDS encoding PAS domain S-box protein yields the protein MNNNSPTHATIFVDPKGFVQFWNDVAEQIFGHSVDEIIGRSMEIIIPPAYRERHWKAFDATMASTGDRIDTGSNALPGLHKDGSMLDLEVRLLRIPDSRNNSAGAFAVFSPVSATLPPLDSLYD from the coding sequence GTGAACAACAACAGCCCAACTCATGCCACCATTTTCGTTGATCCCAAGGGATTCGTGCAGTTCTGGAACGATGTTGCCGAGCAGATCTTCGGTCACTCCGTGGACGAGATCATCGGTCGGTCGATGGAAATCATCATTCCGCCGGCGTACCGCGAGCGCCACTGGAAGGCCTTCGACGCGACGATGGCGAGTACGGGGGACCGGATCGACACCGGTTCCAACGCGCTTCCGGGCTTGCACAAGGACGGTTCGATGCTCGATCTCGAAGTCCGCCTGCTGCGTATTCCCGACAGCCGGAACAACTCCGCCGGCGCATTCGCGGTCTTCTCCCCGGTGTCGGCGACGTTGCCGCCGTTGGACTCCCTGTACGACTGA
- a CDS encoding threonine aldolase family protein: protein MTRLHDPAQRGFASDNYAGVLPEVLEAVAEANLGHQGAYGADVYTAALGERIRELFGDAARAFPVFNGTGANIVALSSVSDRWSAVVCADTGHIHVDEGGAPEKVAGLKLFVVPTDGGKLTPEAISAAVPDRAGDVHWAQPRVLSVAQSTELGTVYTPDELRALAQYAHERGWLLHVDGSRLANAAASLGTSLRAITTDVGVDVLSVGGTKSGLLSAELVVVLNEGTAGGVEYVRKLSMQLASKQRFLAAQFLALFTDDLYLRVAGHANAMARLLAELVGAIDGVVITQPVQSNAVFAELPRAASEALMERVPFYFWDEIRGEVRWMCAWDTTEEDVRSFADAVARQLS from the coding sequence GTGACACGACTGCACGATCCCGCGCAGCGCGGTTTCGCGAGCGACAACTACGCCGGGGTGCTGCCGGAGGTGCTCGAGGCGGTGGCCGAGGCCAACCTCGGCCACCAGGGCGCCTACGGTGCCGACGTCTACACCGCGGCGCTCGGCGAGCGCATCCGCGAGCTGTTCGGCGACGCCGCACGGGCGTTCCCGGTGTTCAACGGCACCGGCGCCAACATCGTCGCGCTCTCCTCCGTGTCCGATCGCTGGTCCGCCGTGGTGTGCGCCGACACCGGCCACATCCACGTCGACGAGGGCGGCGCACCCGAGAAGGTGGCCGGCCTCAAGCTCTTCGTGGTGCCCACCGACGGCGGCAAGCTGACGCCGGAGGCGATCTCCGCGGCCGTCCCGGACCGCGCGGGCGACGTGCACTGGGCCCAGCCCCGGGTGTTGTCGGTGGCGCAGTCCACCGAGCTCGGCACCGTCTACACCCCCGACGAGCTGCGCGCCCTCGCGCAGTACGCGCACGAGCGCGGGTGGCTGCTGCACGTCGACGGCTCCCGGCTGGCCAACGCCGCCGCGAGCCTCGGGACGAGCCTGCGGGCCATCACCACCGACGTCGGCGTGGACGTGCTCAGCGTCGGCGGCACCAAGAGCGGCCTGCTGAGCGCCGAGCTCGTGGTGGTGCTGAACGAGGGCACCGCCGGCGGTGTCGAGTACGTCCGCAAGCTCTCGATGCAGCTGGCCTCCAAGCAGCGCTTCCTCGCCGCCCAGTTCCTCGCCCTGTTCACCGACGATCTGTATCTGCGGGTCGCGGGCCACGCGAACGCGATGGCCCGGCTGCTCGCGGAGCTGGTGGGCGCGATCGACGGCGTCGTGATCACCCAGCCGGTGCAGTCCAACGCCGTCTTCGCCGAGCTCCCGCGCGCCGCGAGCGAAGCGCTGATGGAGCGGGTCCCGTTCTACTTCTGGGACGAGATCCGCGGCGAGGTGCGCTGGATGTGCGCGTGGGACACCACCGAGGAGGACGTGCGCTCGTTCGCCGACGCGGTCGCCCGGCAGCTGTCCTGA
- a CDS encoding DUF6421 family protein, producing the protein MFPRVQIEQARSCAWATSLERAREIAPANPADSSLATAVDLLRRRGMTVTDHEAPQVNPGSLAAADVYVVPHLARPGLERTTGDLPPVFAPAELDAIEQYVRTGGGLVVLAECDTATSGSNLDELLARFGVRVESLVVQEPAGDRRWHDNATWVRSVVAPELGGQGLVSAVEEACFYRTGVLDLSDAQDATVLARTSATASPADRPLAAALRVGRGRVVVFADSDLFGDDSIGELDHRTLWTNVVTWASGTQEAAAEGTVSAAARSADWAALKGAVEELRALQSKDGSVPETADHARAGALTDEIVARIAALAPLFPHDADYLAALPRDFRRWAEGGFGKPDFGESLAAFRPDLSRTDGAEHLVVFPMYTQNGNASKVFEAVLLHVVWPEWLADVERRYTNRQFLSVAFEDFTPGYDTNSAVLFPETVTVAQTPEFHWGAIFCDREAARFRRVTGAAAEVLSLQLPPDGERLVASQELAQSTFAMWDLIHDRTHSRGDLPFDPFMIKQRMPYWQYALEELRCDLTTFREAYRLEQEGHPYGLPVQLAILCDRLFRFSITGDRVRNYDGLGGQLLFAYLHRHGALRWRDNRLSFDWKELPLQVIRLTEEVEELYRTGIDRSKVGQWLASYEFVSSYVAPGPGSTWAKGADALPLDGEPRALVDLVLPDEFPLNVFFEALQRKLRDVIDSTRGITADSAPTLAGAGA; encoded by the coding sequence GTGTTCCCCCGCGTCCAGATCGAGCAGGCCCGCAGCTGCGCGTGGGCCACCTCACTCGAGCGGGCACGCGAGATCGCGCCGGCGAACCCGGCGGATTCGAGCCTCGCCACCGCCGTCGACCTGCTGCGCCGCCGCGGCATGACGGTCACCGATCACGAAGCGCCGCAGGTGAATCCGGGATCTCTGGCCGCCGCGGACGTCTACGTGGTGCCGCACCTGGCCCGCCCCGGCCTCGAGCGGACCACCGGCGATCTGCCGCCCGTCTTCGCGCCCGCGGAGCTGGACGCCATCGAACAGTACGTCCGTACCGGTGGTGGCCTCGTCGTCCTCGCCGAGTGCGACACCGCCACCTCGGGCAGCAATCTCGACGAGCTGCTCGCCCGCTTCGGCGTGCGCGTCGAGTCCCTCGTGGTGCAGGAGCCCGCGGGCGATCGCCGCTGGCACGACAACGCGACCTGGGTGCGCTCCGTCGTCGCCCCCGAGCTGGGCGGGCAGGGCCTGGTCTCCGCCGTCGAGGAGGCCTGCTTCTACCGCACCGGCGTGCTCGACCTCTCCGACGCGCAGGACGCCACGGTGCTCGCCCGCACCAGTGCCACCGCCTCGCCCGCCGACCGTCCGCTCGCCGCGGCGCTGCGCGTGGGCCGCGGACGTGTCGTCGTCTTCGCCGATTCCGACCTGTTCGGCGACGACTCGATCGGCGAGCTCGACCACCGCACCCTGTGGACCAACGTGGTCACCTGGGCCTCGGGCACGCAGGAGGCCGCCGCCGAGGGCACCGTCTCCGCCGCGGCCCGCAGCGCCGACTGGGCCGCCCTCAAGGGTGCCGTCGAGGAACTGCGCGCCCTGCAGAGCAAGGACGGCTCGGTGCCCGAGACCGCCGACCACGCCCGCGCCGGCGCGCTGACCGACGAGATCGTCGCCCGGATCGCGGCGCTGGCCCCGCTGTTCCCGCACGACGCCGACTACCTCGCTGCGCTGCCCCGCGACTTCCGGCGCTGGGCCGAGGGCGGCTTCGGCAAGCCCGACTTCGGCGAGTCCCTGGCCGCCTTCCGGCCCGATCTCAGCCGCACCGACGGCGCCGAGCACCTCGTGGTCTTCCCCATGTACACGCAGAACGGCAACGCGAGCAAGGTCTTCGAGGCGGTGCTGCTGCACGTCGTGTGGCCCGAGTGGCTCGCCGACGTCGAGCGCCGGTACACCAACCGCCAGTTCCTCTCGGTCGCCTTCGAGGACTTCACCCCCGGCTACGACACCAACTCCGCGGTCCTGTTCCCCGAGACCGTGACGGTGGCGCAGACCCCCGAGTTCCACTGGGGAGCCATCTTCTGCGACCGGGAGGCCGCACGCTTCCGCCGTGTGACGGGCGCCGCCGCCGAGGTCCTCTCGCTGCAGCTCCCGCCCGACGGTGAGCGCCTGGTCGCCTCGCAGGAGCTGGCCCAGTCCACCTTCGCGATGTGGGACCTGATCCACGACCGCACCCACAGCCGCGGCGATCTGCCCTTCGACCCGTTCATGATCAAGCAGCGGATGCCCTACTGGCAGTACGCCCTCGAGGAGCTGCGCTGTGATCTGACCACCTTCCGCGAGGCGTACCGGCTCGAGCAGGAGGGCCACCCGTACGGCCTCCCCGTGCAGTTGGCCATCCTGTGCGACAGGCTCTTCCGGTTCTCGATCACCGGTGACCGGGTGCGCAACTACGACGGCCTCGGCGGCCAGCTGCTGTTCGCCTACCTGCACCGGCACGGCGCACTGCGCTGGCGCGACAACCGGCTCTCCTTCGACTGGAAGGAGCTGCCGCTCCAGGTGATCCGCCTGACCGAGGAGGTCGAGGAGCTCTACCGCACGGGCATCGACCGCTCCAAGGTCGGCCAGTGGCTCGCCAGCTACGAGTTCGTCTCCTCCTACGTCGCACCCGGGCCCGGGTCGACGTGGGCCAAGGGCGCCGACGCGCTGCCGCTCGACGGCGAGCCCCGCGCGCTGGTCGACCTGGTGCTCCCCGACGAGTTCCCGCTCAACGTCTTCTTCGAGGCGCTGCAGCGCAAGCTGCGCGACGTCATCGACTCGACGCGCGGCATCACCGCGGACTCCGCCCCCACCCTCGCGGGAGCCGGCGCGTGA
- a CDS encoding ATP-binding protein produces the protein MHRRNGGAVIGGVCGGIADHLGVDATKVRIAFTLLALLGAGVVMYALLWFMCRPGTDTARPDPAERRQGLALAVLGVVGAATLASVASNSSAGFVVPVIVIGVGAALVWREADSASGDPSGALGGSSRLITWLRMLGGVTLVVVGLAVVFLGRVDVAAIPTALAAVVLTLVGVALLTVPVWVRMWRDLGAERAARVRTIEREEIASHLHDSVLQTLALIQKQSADGAAVKRLARSQERELREWLFGGAQAPAQSLVAALKAAAADVEDAHSVAVGVITVGDVEGDELGVDDRFSALLGAAREAMVNAAKHSGCENVDTYAEVGDRTVSVFVRDRGVGFDPDAVPADRQGLAKSIRSRMERRGGEVGVRSAPGRGTEVRLTMPRLCADEGAGVPVGAGEGSLDSSSQAGPASGG, from the coding sequence ATGCATCGCCGCAACGGCGGCGCGGTGATCGGCGGCGTGTGCGGCGGCATCGCCGATCACCTCGGGGTCGACGCCACCAAGGTCCGGATCGCCTTCACCCTGCTCGCGCTGCTCGGTGCGGGCGTGGTGATGTACGCCCTGCTCTGGTTCATGTGCCGTCCGGGCACCGACACCGCGCGCCCCGATCCGGCGGAACGCAGACAGGGGCTCGCGCTGGCGGTGCTGGGCGTGGTCGGCGCGGCGACGCTGGCCTCGGTGGCGAGCAACAGCAGTGCCGGCTTCGTCGTGCCGGTCATCGTCATCGGAGTGGGCGCCGCCCTGGTCTGGCGCGAGGCCGACTCCGCCTCCGGTGATCCCTCGGGCGCGCTCGGCGGGAGTTCGCGCCTGATCACCTGGTTGCGGATGCTCGGCGGGGTCACGCTGGTGGTCGTCGGCCTCGCGGTGGTCTTCCTGGGCCGGGTCGACGTGGCGGCGATCCCGACGGCGCTCGCCGCCGTCGTCCTGACACTGGTGGGCGTCGCGCTGCTCACGGTGCCCGTCTGGGTGCGCATGTGGCGCGACCTCGGCGCGGAGCGCGCCGCCCGTGTCCGCACCATCGAGCGGGAGGAGATCGCCTCGCACCTGCACGATTCCGTGCTGCAGACCCTCGCCCTGATCCAGAAGCAGTCCGCCGACGGTGCCGCCGTCAAGCGTCTGGCGCGCAGCCAGGAACGCGAGCTGCGCGAGTGGCTCTTCGGCGGCGCACAGGCTCCGGCGCAGTCGCTGGTGGCGGCGCTCAAGGCCGCGGCGGCCGATGTCGAGGACGCGCACTCGGTGGCGGTGGGCGTGATCACCGTGGGCGACGTCGAGGGTGACGAGCTGGGCGTCGACGACCGGTTCTCCGCGCTCCTGGGTGCGGCCCGGGAGGCGATGGTGAACGCGGCCAAGCACTCCGGGTGCGAGAACGTCGACACCTACGCCGAGGTGGGCGACCGGACGGTGTCGGTGTTCGTCCGCGATCGCGGCGTCGGCTTCGACCCCGATGCTGTGCCCGCGGACCGGCAGGGACTGGCGAAGTCGATCCGTTCCCGGATGGAACGCCGCGGCGGCGAGGTCGGTGTGCGTTCTGCGCCCGGGCGCGGCACGGAGGTGCGGCTGACGATGCCGCGCCTGTGCGCGGACGAGGGGGCGGGCGTGCCCGTCGGGGCGGGCGAGGGGAGTCTCGATTCGTCGTCGCAGGCGGGACCTGCGAGCGGCGGTTGA
- a CDS encoding SDR family NAD(P)-dependent oxidoreductase, whose product MSAQAQRLVVVTGANGGLGTEVVRRLVETGAAVAAVNRDEPTAELAAIGGVTHYRADLADREGAHEAARAITAEHGRVDGLLHLVGGWRGGVPIEEADPADWDFLEAGLIRSLQNTTQALYPALAASASARVAIISSTSVAKPTAKNAMYATAKAASETWTLALADAFAGTGSAAVIVRVMALLTPRMRADAPERKFPRYTPVADVAAHLAGLWDAPAEQINGTVTTLVPEVTK is encoded by the coding sequence GTGAGCGCGCAGGCACAACGCCTGGTCGTCGTCACCGGCGCGAACGGCGGCCTCGGCACCGAGGTGGTGCGCCGCCTCGTCGAGACCGGCGCCGCGGTGGCGGCCGTCAATCGCGACGAGCCCACCGCCGAGCTCGCCGCGATCGGCGGCGTCACGCACTACCGCGCCGATCTCGCCGACCGGGAGGGTGCGCACGAGGCCGCCCGTGCCATCACCGCCGAGCACGGGCGCGTCGACGGCCTGCTGCACCTGGTGGGCGGCTGGCGCGGCGGCGTCCCGATCGAGGAGGCCGACCCCGCGGACTGGGACTTCCTGGAGGCGGGGCTCATCCGGAGCCTGCAGAACACGACCCAGGCCCTCTACCCCGCGCTGGCGGCGAGCGCGTCCGCGCGCGTGGCGATCATCTCGTCCACCTCGGTGGCGAAGCCGACTGCGAAGAACGCGATGTACGCCACCGCCAAGGCCGCCTCCGAGACCTGGACGCTGGCACTGGCGGACGCCTTCGCGGGCACCGGATCGGCCGCGGTGATCGTCCGGGTGATGGCGCTGCTGACGCCGCGGATGCGGGCCGATGCACCGGAACGGAAGTTCCCCCGGTACACGCCCGTCGCCGACGTGGCGGCGCACCTGGCGGGGCTGTGGGACGCCCCCGCCGAGCAGATCAACGGCACGGTGACGACACTGGTCCCGGAGGTGACGAAGTGA
- a CDS encoding PspC domain-containing protein, producing the protein MDTTTLSSQVRQMWETRPLRARHAPIAGVCTGFARRYQVDVALVRAAFIGATVLGGLGLAVYIVGLFVLPKESEYAYGTPVQRSGPPTFALVLAAGLAVAFGGGLGASWPGAGVISVALLLAGWYALHQRVPVPPPGTAVSTRLAPAAPVGAWQPPAAQFPWQPVWTPPTDAQGPAAPQASAPTPERAPQDAAPTPPAPSEPNPSEPSPSEPASPAPLNLSKPAEATPRMQSQSRNQVTEEIQPPRWDPLGAAPFAWDLPEPAAANAPVPTAPKRRTRVTPVTLGIALLTAAAIAGVNLFFGAPISPVVAAAIVLAVVGAGLVVGAFRRGGYGLLAVAIPLAGFVIVGTMAQNVMSGFAGAPIGDMKYTVPAATDLQEEYIVQVGSLQLDLRQITLDHDRTVATRMGVGDTQIQVPAAMNVNVQCQVSVGDSACPKALNTVVTPGAPTLTIEARSNVGNVEVHRVR; encoded by the coding sequence ATGGATACGACAACTCTCTCCAGCCAAGTGCGGCAGATGTGGGAGACCCGGCCGCTGCGGGCCCGGCACGCGCCGATCGCCGGCGTGTGCACGGGATTCGCGCGTCGCTACCAGGTGGACGTCGCGCTGGTGCGCGCCGCCTTCATCGGGGCGACGGTGCTCGGCGGGCTCGGCCTCGCCGTCTACATCGTCGGCCTCTTCGTGCTTCCCAAGGAATCCGAGTACGCCTACGGCACCCCCGTGCAGCGCTCGGGTCCGCCGACCTTCGCCCTCGTCCTCGCGGCGGGACTCGCCGTCGCGTTCGGCGGCGGACTCGGCGCCTCCTGGCCCGGCGCCGGCGTGATCAGCGTCGCGCTCCTGCTGGCCGGCTGGTACGCGCTGCACCAGCGCGTCCCGGTACCGCCGCCGGGGACCGCCGTCTCCACCCGGCTCGCGCCGGCCGCGCCCGTCGGAGCCTGGCAGCCGCCCGCCGCGCAATTCCCGTGGCAGCCCGTGTGGACCCCGCCCACCGACGCGCAGGGCCCCGCGGCCCCGCAGGCCTCCGCGCCGACGCCGGAGCGGGCACCGCAGGACGCTGCGCCGACGCCGCCGGCTCCGTCGGAGCCGAATCCGTCGGAGCCGAGCCCGTCGGAGCCGGCATCGCCGGCGCCGCTGAATCTGAGCAAGCCCGCGGAAGCGACGCCGCGCATGCAGAGCCAGAGCCGCAATCAGGTGACCGAGGAGATCCAGCCGCCGCGCTGGGATCCGTTGGGCGCAGCGCCGTTCGCGTGGGATCTACCCGAGCCCGCCGCGGCGAACGCCCCCGTTCCGACGGCGCCCAAGCGTCGCACCCGGGTGACCCCGGTGACCCTCGGCATCGCCCTGCTCACCGCCGCCGCGATCGCCGGCGTCAACCTGTTCTTCGGCGCGCCCATCTCCCCCGTCGTGGCCGCCGCGATCGTGCTCGCCGTGGTGGGCGCCGGACTGGTGGTGGGGGCCTTCCGGCGGGGTGGATACGGCCTGCTCGCCGTCGCGATCCCGTTGGCGGGCTTCGTGATCGTGGGCACCATGGCGCAGAACGTGATGAGCGGCTTCGCCGGTGCGCCGATCGGCGACATGAAGTACACGGTGCCCGCGGCGACCGACCTCCAGGAGGAGTACATCGTGCAGGTGGGCTCGCTCCAGCTCGACCTGCGCCAGATCACGCTGGATCACGACCGCACCGTGGCCACACGGATGGGCGTGGGCGACACGCAGATCCAGGTTCCCGCCGCGATGAACGTGAACGTGCAGTGCCAGGTGTCCGTCGGTGACTCCGCGTGCCCCAAGGCCCTGAACACCGTC